Proteins encoded together in one Mycobacterium noviomagense window:
- a CDS encoding MGMT family protein → MAAVTGEQVERVRALVAAIPAGRVATYGDIASAAELSSPRIVGWIMRTDSADLPWHRVITASGRPARHLAARQLELLRAEGVLAVDGRVALEEVRHRF, encoded by the coding sequence ATGGCAGCGGTGACCGGCGAGCAGGTGGAGCGAGTGCGGGCGTTGGTCGCCGCGATTCCCGCTGGCAGGGTCGCCACATACGGCGATATCGCTTCTGCCGCAGAGCTTTCCAGCCCGCGCATCGTCGGTTGGATCATGCGCACCGACTCCGCCGATCTGCCCTGGCACCGGGTGATCACCGCCTCAGGTCGGCCGGCGCGGCATCTGGCTGCGCGGCAGCTGGAGCTGCTGCGCGCCGAAGGGGTGCTTGCAGTCGACGGCAGGGTCGCGCTGGAGGAGGTCCGTCACCGCTTTTAA